From the genome of Muricauda sp. SCSIO 64092, one region includes:
- a CDS encoding efflux RND transporter periplasmic adaptor subunit: MKTINLKTGNLSVRVFVIFTMMLAVMALVVFSAFDKTEKKELAQNEPQGLQVEVSHPIFEKITEWDEYTGRFEASNRVEVRARVSGYIENVSFKDGQDVTKGDVLFTIDQRPFKIALNQARAGYGQALANLTTAQDNFNRVRSLRESGAVSLEEYDHRQQALAGAKATLQLAQAAVDNAKLNLEFTRVKAPISGRVSRDMVNEGNLIDGGSSNSTLLTTIVATSPIHFYFRGSESDYLKYSRLAQNGERGSSRSTANPVLLKLQDEADYTHEAVMDFVDNEIDRSTGTIEGRATLDNEDGLIEPGMFGKARLLGSAEHEAIMIPDEIIGTNQSVRFVYVLGADNTVTTKNIELGPLHTNGLRIIRNGLTVEDKLITNNIQKIRPGVAVRPIEKSPIATKEAFAIASTE; encoded by the coding sequence ATGAAAACAATCAATTTAAAAACCGGCAATTTAAGTGTAAGGGTCTTTGTGATTTTTACCATGATGCTTGCCGTAATGGCATTAGTGGTCTTTTCGGCCTTTGACAAAACAGAAAAAAAGGAATTGGCACAAAACGAGCCACAAGGACTCCAGGTAGAGGTTTCCCATCCCATATTTGAAAAAATCACGGAATGGGACGAGTACACCGGTCGTTTCGAAGCCAGCAACCGGGTGGAAGTCCGGGCAAGGGTGAGCGGTTATATTGAAAACGTAAGTTTTAAGGATGGCCAGGACGTTACAAAAGGTGATGTTCTCTTTACCATAGACCAACGCCCCTTCAAAATTGCGTTGAACCAGGCCAGGGCCGGTTACGGTCAGGCACTGGCTAATTTAACAACGGCCCAGGATAACTTTAACCGTGTACGGTCCCTACGTGAATCGGGAGCGGTTTCCTTGGAGGAGTATGACCATAGGCAACAAGCATTGGCAGGGGCAAAAGCCACACTGCAATTGGCCCAGGCTGCTGTGGACAATGCCAAATTGAACCTTGAATTTACCAGGGTAAAGGCACCAATTTCCGGTCGGGTAAGTCGGGATATGGTCAATGAGGGCAACTTGATAGATGGTGGTTCATCAAATTCAACGCTCCTTACCACAATTGTGGCTACTAGCCCCATCCACTTTTACTTTAGGGGAAGTGAATCGGACTATTTGAAGTATTCCCGCCTGGCCCAAAATGGGGAAAGGGGTTCCTCACGTTCCACTGCAAATCCAGTGCTATTGAAACTCCAGGATGAAGCCGACTATACCCACGAAGCCGTTATGGATTTTGTAGACAATGAAATTGATAGAAGTACCGGAACCATAGAGGGACGTGCCACATTGGACAACGAAGATGGCCTAATTGAGCCCGGAATGTTCGGAAAGGCAAGATTGTTGGGCAGTGCGGAACATGAAGCCATAATGATTCCCGATGAAATCATTGGGACCAACCAATCCGTACGTTTCGTTTATGTTTTGGGCGCGGACAATACGGTCACCACCAAAAATATAGAATTGGGCCCATTGCATACCAATGGATTGCGAATCATTAGAAATGGGTTGACCGTTGAAGACAAACTCATTACCAATAACATCCAAAAGATTAGACCGGGGGTTGCGGTCCGTCCCATCGAAAAATCCCCAATAGCGACAAAGGAAGCCTTTGCCATCGCATCCACAGAATAA
- a CDS encoding DUF6580 family putative transport protein yields the protein MVGRWLSRNLKIKSLLFLTLLITFIYWLVTDIGVWPTGSLCPMTLKGLWACLRAAIPFERNFLIGTLVYDAVPFGLFEWFLFTNPSLARRQIVN from the coding sequence GTGGTAGGCAGGTGGCTCTCCAGGAACCTGAAGATAAAGAGCCTCCTTTTCTTAACACTGTTGATTACCTTTATCTACTGGTTGGTCACTGATATTGGGGTATGGCCGACCGGGAGTTTATGTCCGATGACCTTAAAAGGATTGTGGGCCTGTTTGCGTGCGGCTATTCCCTTTGAAAGGAATTTCCTCATAGGGACATTGGTATATGACGCTGTACCTTTTGGATTATTCGAATGGTTTCTGTTTACAAATCCTTCGTTGGCAAGGAGACAAATTGTAAATTAG
- a CDS encoding 2-oxoacid:acceptor oxidoreductase subunit alpha, with product MKTTLEHIIILFSGDSGDGMQLTGTQFSDTSARMGNDIATFPDYPSEIRAPSGSVFGVSGFQVHIGAKEIYTPGDQPDVLVAMNPAALKVKLPLLKKGATIIINDDAFDRSGFKKAGYEVTSLEAIGELRNYKLIHAPITSQTERALETIDLDNKSKRRCKNFYALGLCYFIFSRDPNLTKAWIREKFEGKDALVSANIAALEAGYHFGETIEASIAIYQIPEAPLEKGTYRQINGNTGIAWGLMQAAEASGLDLFIGSYPITPATDILQELSKHGGFGVRTFQAEDEIAAICAAIGASFSGALAATTTSGPGLALKSEALNLAVMLELPLVVINVQRGGPSTGLPTKTEQADLLQVFYGRNGESPLIVLAASRPGDTFAMAYEAARLSLQHMTPVVLLSDGFIANGSEPWRIPNLTQEYRHIPINLAQTSGEGFKAYSRNLQLVRPWAIPGTEGMQHRIGGLEKDFETGDVSYDPENHEKMVEVRAKKVSLVASNIPEQRVEGKAHGQLLVISWGGTYGAVRTAVKRLQAQGHGISLAHLTYLNPFPKNLGPLITNFKQVLIPELNKGQLLRIINAQFHCKAKGYHKVQGQPFTISELISAFGKELKLMEHAKQ from the coding sequence ATGAAGACCACCCTGGAACATATCATCATTTTATTTTCGGGAGATTCCGGTGATGGGATGCAACTGACAGGCACACAGTTTTCAGATACTTCGGCCCGTATGGGCAATGATATTGCCACGTTTCCGGATTATCCCTCGGAAATTAGGGCTCCCTCAGGTTCCGTGTTTGGTGTTTCCGGGTTTCAGGTGCATATAGGGGCCAAGGAGATTTATACGCCCGGGGATCAACCCGATGTATTGGTGGCCATGAATCCAGCTGCACTAAAAGTCAAATTGCCCTTATTGAAAAAAGGGGCGACCATCATCATTAACGATGATGCTTTTGACCGTTCGGGATTTAAAAAAGCAGGTTATGAAGTAACATCCTTGGAGGCCATTGGGGAATTAAGAAACTATAAGCTGATCCATGCACCCATAACATCACAAACTGAAAGGGCTTTGGAGACCATTGATTTGGACAACAAGTCCAAAAGGCGCTGCAAAAACTTTTATGCGTTGGGGCTTTGTTATTTTATATTCTCAAGAGATCCAAACCTTACCAAAGCGTGGATACGCGAAAAATTCGAGGGCAAGGATGCTTTGGTCAGTGCAAACATCGCAGCGCTTGAGGCAGGATACCATTTTGGGGAGACCATAGAAGCCTCCATCGCCATTTACCAAATTCCGGAGGCACCCCTTGAAAAGGGAACCTATCGCCAGATCAATGGCAATACTGGAATTGCCTGGGGGTTGATGCAAGCTGCAGAGGCTTCGGGTTTGGACTTGTTCATTGGATCGTATCCCATTACTCCGGCAACGGATATTTTACAAGAGCTTTCAAAACATGGCGGATTTGGGGTTCGGACCTTTCAGGCCGAGGATGAGATTGCGGCTATTTGTGCAGCAATTGGTGCTTCTTTCTCAGGGGCATTGGCCGCTACCACAACCTCAGGACCCGGACTGGCATTGAAATCGGAAGCATTGAACCTGGCCGTAATGCTGGAACTGCCGCTGGTAGTGATCAATGTACAACGGGGAGGCCCTTCCACGGGATTGCCCACAAAAACGGAACAGGCGGACTTATTGCAGGTATTTTATGGAAGGAATGGGGAATCTCCCCTTATTGTTCTCGCTGCTTCAAGACCCGGTGATACCTTTGCCATGGCCTATGAAGCCGCTCGATTGAGCCTACAACATATGACCCCGGTAGTATTGCTAAGTGATGGATTCATCGCCAATGGATCGGAACCCTGGCGTATTCCAAACCTTACGCAAGAATACCGTCATATTCCGATCAATTTGGCCCAAACATCCGGGGAAGGCTTTAAAGCATATAGCAGAAACCTGCAATTGGTACGTCCGTGGGCCATTCCGGGAACGGAAGGGATGCAGCACCGCATTGGGGGACTTGAAAAGGACTTTGAAACCGGAGATGTGAGCTACGACCCGGAAAATCACGAAAAAATGGTGGAAGTCAGGGCTAAAAAAGTGTCCCTGGTGGCATCCAATATACCGGAGCAACGGGTGGAAGGCAAAGCGCATGGGCAACTGTTGGTCATTTCCTGGGGAGGTACGTATGGTGCAGTACGAACTGCAGTGAAACGGCTTCAGGCGCAAGGTCATGGAATCAGTTTGGCACACCTTACCTACCTCAATCCATTTCCAAAAAATTTGGGACCATTGATCACCAATTTCAAGCAAGTTCTTATACCGGAATTGAATAAAGGCCAATTATTACGCATTATAAACGCCCAATTTCATTGTAAGGCCAAAGGATATCACAAAGTTCAGGGCCAACCTTTTACCATTTCGGAACTTATTTCTGCCTTTGGGAAGGAATTAAAGCTTATGGAACATGCAAAGCAATAG
- a CDS encoding 2-oxoacid:ferredoxin oxidoreductase subunit beta — protein sequence MQSNSEKLSAKDFATDQAIRWCPGCGDYAILNSVKKVLATLGRRKEDVVFISGIGCSSRFPYYVDTYGMHSIHGRAVAIATGTKVHNPSLSVWAITGDGDGLAIGGNHFIHAIRRNININILIFNNEIYGLTKGQYSPTSQLGQRTKTSPLGTIEKPFDPAMLALGAGATFFARTTASDPKHLQEILLRAEAHCGTSVVEIYQNCVIFNDEAFEQFLGKENRDDHTVLLQHGKPLVFGRGLDKAVQWGNHELLVSTELDSAAIHDEQNLSLSFLLARLETVKPLGVYRCVQEPEYASNMDDTVKKESRKQVSELLHSGSTWEIE from the coding sequence ATGCAAAGCAATAGTGAAAAACTGAGCGCAAAGGATTTTGCCACGGACCAAGCCATTCGTTGGTGTCCCGGCTGTGGTGACTATGCCATATTGAACAGCGTAAAAAAAGTGTTGGCCACTTTGGGAAGAAGAAAGGAAGACGTGGTTTTTATTTCCGGCATAGGTTGTTCCTCGCGTTTCCCATACTATGTGGATACCTATGGCATGCATTCCATTCATGGCAGGGCCGTGGCCATTGCAACGGGTACAAAAGTGCACAATCCTTCGTTAAGTGTTTGGGCGATAACCGGTGATGGGGATGGACTGGCCATTGGGGGAAATCACTTCATCCATGCGATACGACGAAACATCAACATCAATATATTAATATTCAATAATGAAATCTATGGGTTGACCAAGGGGCAATATTCCCCAACGTCACAACTGGGGCAACGTACAAAAACCAGTCCTTTGGGGACCATTGAAAAACCCTTTGACCCTGCAATGCTGGCCCTGGGGGCAGGGGCCACCTTTTTTGCCCGGACCACAGCCTCCGATCCCAAACATTTACAGGAGATCTTGCTTAGGGCCGAGGCCCACTGTGGAACTTCCGTAGTGGAAATCTATCAAAACTGTGTCATCTTCAATGATGAAGCTTTTGAACAGTTTTTAGGAAAGGAAAACAGGGATGACCATACTGTATTGCTGCAGCACGGTAAGCCATTGGTTTTTGGTAGAGGGTTGGACAAAGCGGTCCAATGGGGAAATCATGAACTATTGGTAAGCACGGAGTTAGATAGTGCTGCAATCCATGATGAACAAAATCTAAGCCTTTCTTTTTTATTGGCGCGACTGGAGACCGTAAAACCTCTTGGGGTTTATCGATGTGTACAGGAACCTGAGTACGCTTCCAACATGGATGACACTGTTAAAAAGGAGTCCAGAAAACAGGTTTCCGAACTTCTTCATTCCGGGTCGACCTGGGAAATCGAATAA
- a CDS encoding serine hydrolase domain-containing protein, whose translation MDTYQSFPLRVVDTGNDAFYFRSDTTKGRTLDSLRVKNWEGANVPFMEYFAKGDLLAFLVIRNDTIIYEKYGDNYNRAKISNTFSIGKSMISILVGKAIDQGYIKSVDQKIIEFLPELNGVAGLEKLTIYDLLNMKSGLKFNRVGNGLISDMFSDEARFYYSDDLKRDLLNVKIKIEPGSHWKYSNLDPLILTWLLEKATGQKVSKYFEKEIWIPIGAEYAASWGIDRKGGLENSPSSFQCTAIDLAKIGRLFLQNGIRDSLEILSSKWIRQSTHIEERNRGNTSKGLQRATHQYYWWLPQDDFEGDFSAEGLRGQRLYVNPKENIIIVQFAHQGYGGYPYRDISSHFSLK comes from the coding sequence GTGGATACCTACCAAAGCTTTCCTTTACGAGTGGTTGATACAGGAAATGACGCTTTTTATTTCAGAAGTGATACAACTAAAGGAAGAACATTGGATTCGCTTCGCGTAAAAAATTGGGAAGGAGCGAACGTACCGTTTATGGAATACTTTGCCAAAGGAGATTTATTGGCCTTTTTGGTTATTCGAAATGATACCATTATATACGAAAAATATGGCGACAACTATAACAGGGCAAAGATCTCCAACACCTTTTCAATAGGAAAATCAATGATTTCCATCTTGGTCGGAAAGGCAATAGATCAGGGGTATATTAAAAGTGTTGATCAAAAGATCATCGAGTTTTTACCTGAATTGAACGGAGTGGCCGGTCTTGAAAAATTAACGATATACGATTTACTGAATATGAAATCCGGTCTTAAATTCAACAGGGTTGGGAATGGTTTGATTTCCGATATGTTCTCCGATGAAGCCAGGTTTTATTATTCCGATGATTTAAAGAGAGATCTCTTGAACGTAAAAATAAAAATCGAGCCCGGGAGCCATTGGAAATACAGTAACCTCGATCCTTTGATACTTACCTGGCTTCTTGAAAAAGCTACAGGTCAAAAAGTTTCCAAGTATTTTGAAAAAGAAATTTGGATACCTATTGGCGCAGAATATGCTGCCAGTTGGGGAATTGACCGGAAAGGTGGTTTGGAAAACTCACCGAGTAGTTTTCAATGCACGGCAATCGATCTTGCTAAAATTGGTCGATTGTTTTTGCAAAATGGAATACGTGATTCCCTTGAGATCTTATCCTCCAAATGGATACGTCAAAGTACCCATATTGAAGAAAGGAACAGGGGAAACACCTCAAAAGGTCTGCAGAGAGCTACACATCAATATTACTGGTGGTTACCACAGGACGATTTTGAAGGCGACTTTTCAGCAGAAGGATTAAGAGGGCAAAGACTCTATGTAAACCCTAAAGAGAATATAATAATCGTTCAATTCGCCCATCAGGGATATGGGGGTTATCCTTACAGGGACATTTCAAGTCATTTCTCACTTAAATGA
- a CDS encoding ABC transporter permease, which yields MRNLIFAWRNVKKDKVFSFINIFGLSIGLSSCLLIVLFVKGELSYDSHYSKKDDIFRLVRYYDMKGTNRADAMTPAPAASVLKETYSEIDLTGRLLLRDLSGTGGIEVRGTQTTKNEFEEKFAYADNSLLEILEVKMINGDVNNALTTPNTLIISDRMAEKYFSDQEIINSAIIIDNDVENPKVVKGVFKAFPSNSHLDLDFIFTLEGKELYPGEEHSWMPHNFFTYIRIKPSIHPKVLEDKIQGLKETYYDPTFTTAGERNSEFVKSLNFKLQSVKDIHLRNGIVFDTFSHGDIRFVYLFSTIAVFILILACINFINLSTAKAGKRAKEIGVKKALGSSRHQQIVQFLSESIIFCFIAFCFAVIIAIAILPLFNSIADRNIEIGYGDLWLISVLILSTIVIGFLAGLYPAFYLSSFKPSITLKGTHTTSEKSFLRTSLVILQFATSVVLIICVITVHKQSNYILNKNLGYDKERVLVVSGTQEIGDRLEAFKQRINSLSEVTSVSVSGFLPVEGTKRNQMPFKVINPSNIYDVDAQLWWTDYDYIGTLGLSLLDGRKFSRDIASDSVNSIIINRSMAKALGFTNPIGRRVHCRIDYDIIGVVEDFHFTNLKDVIRPLAMVIGHEKSMVLVRTNTNDMERAISNVDNIWKEFMPNQELRYSFLDTRYALMHRDIEQRAKILDGFTLVALIVACLGLLALSTYLAEQRKKEISVRIVLGATFRDIYTLLSINFMKIVLVAVVIGIPLGGFLISRWIQDYAFRINIGWDIYVLSGTIALLAALLTVSFQAVSSALIDPMKSLRRE from the coding sequence ATGAGGAATTTGATTTTTGCCTGGAGAAACGTAAAAAAGGATAAGGTTTTTTCATTTATAAACATATTCGGCCTTTCCATCGGCTTAAGTAGCTGCCTGCTGATTGTCTTATTTGTCAAGGGCGAACTTAGCTATGACAGCCACTATTCGAAAAAGGATGATATTTTTCGGTTGGTAAGATATTATGACATGAAGGGGACAAATAGGGCAGATGCAATGACTCCTGCCCCGGCAGCAAGTGTCCTGAAGGAAACATATTCTGAAATTGATTTGACGGGAAGGCTGTTGTTAAGGGACCTTTCGGGAACAGGAGGTATTGAGGTCAGGGGAACACAGACCACCAAAAATGAATTTGAGGAAAAATTCGCATACGCGGACAACAGTCTACTGGAAATACTGGAGGTAAAGATGATCAATGGAGATGTAAATAACGCACTCACCACACCCAATACTTTGATAATCTCAGACCGGATGGCTGAAAAGTACTTTTCCGACCAGGAGATTATTAATTCAGCCATAATCATTGATAATGATGTTGAAAATCCCAAGGTGGTCAAGGGAGTGTTCAAGGCATTTCCAAGTAATTCGCACTTGGATTTGGACTTCATTTTCACCTTGGAAGGCAAAGAGTTGTATCCAGGAGAGGAACATTCATGGATGCCGCATAATTTTTTTACTTATATAAGAATCAAGCCATCCATCCATCCAAAAGTGTTGGAGGATAAAATACAGGGACTCAAAGAAACATATTATGACCCGACATTCACCACTGCAGGAGAGCGCAATAGTGAATTTGTCAAGAGCTTAAATTTTAAGTTGCAAAGTGTTAAGGACATTCATCTTAGAAATGGGATAGTTTTTGACACTTTTTCCCATGGTGATATTAGGTTTGTATACCTGTTTTCCACCATAGCCGTTTTCATTCTTATTTTGGCTTGTATCAACTTCATAAATCTATCCACTGCCAAGGCTGGTAAACGAGCGAAAGAAATAGGGGTGAAAAAGGCTTTGGGATCCTCTAGGCATCAACAAATAGTGCAATTTCTTTCTGAATCCATAATATTTTGCTTCATTGCATTTTGCTTTGCGGTAATAATTGCAATAGCCATTCTACCGCTATTTAATTCAATTGCTGATAGGAACATAGAAATTGGGTATGGGGATCTATGGCTGATATCTGTACTCATCCTTAGTACAATTGTAATAGGTTTCCTGGCCGGGCTTTATCCAGCCTTTTATCTCTCTTCTTTTAAACCAAGCATCACCTTAAAGGGAACACATACGACCTCCGAAAAATCCTTTTTACGTACGTCCCTGGTAATTCTACAGTTTGCCACTTCAGTGGTATTGATAATTTGTGTGATTACGGTCCATAAGCAGAGTAACTATATATTGAACAAAAATCTTGGTTATGACAAAGAACGGGTGCTGGTCGTATCTGGGACACAAGAAATCGGGGATAGATTGGAAGCATTTAAACAAAGGATTAATTCACTCAGTGAGGTTACTAGTGTATCGGTCAGTGGTTTTCTACCTGTTGAGGGTACAAAAAGAAACCAGATGCCATTTAAGGTTATAAATCCCTCCAACATATATGATGTAGATGCCCAATTATGGTGGACTGACTACGATTATATAGGGACCCTGGGATTGAGCCTTCTGGACGGACGTAAGTTTTCAAGGGATATTGCAAGTGACAGCGTTAACTCTATCATTATAAACCGTAGTATGGCAAAGGCATTGGGATTCACGAACCCAATTGGTAGGCGCGTCCACTGTAGGATTGATTATGATATTATAGGGGTTGTGGAGGATTTTCACTTCACCAATCTCAAGGATGTCATTCGCCCCTTGGCCATGGTCATAGGACATGAAAAAAGTATGGTACTGGTAAGGACCAACACCAATGACATGGAAAGGGCAATAAGCAATGTTGACAATATCTGGAAGGAGTTTATGCCTAATCAAGAACTAAGATATTCCTTTTTGGATACAAGATATGCCCTAATGCATCGCGACATAGAGCAAAGGGCCAAAATTCTGGACGGTTTCACCTTAGTCGCCCTTATTGTTGCTTGCTTGGGACTGCTTGCCTTATCTACTTATTTGGCAGAGCAACGTAAAAAGGAGATAAGCGTGAGGATTGTGTTAGGGGCGACGTTCAGGGATATCTATACTCTCCTAAGTATCAATTTCATGAAAATTGTCCTAGTGGCCGTTGTCATCGGAATTCCTTTGGGAGGCTTTCTGATAAGCAGGTGGATACAGGATTATGCGTTCCGCATAAACATCGGTTGGGACATCTACGTGCTGTCAGGCACCATCGCTTTGTTGGCTGCATTGCTAACGGTAAGTTTCCAAGCAGTTTCTTCTGCGTTGATAGATCCCATGAAGAGCTTGAGGAGGGAATAA
- a CDS encoding DUF6196 family protein: protein MGAGVFMICGKNSRRGGIHDHRGCDWEMGRTGTEVVNYLRKTNSIEQKNESKTSCKIYLHKVSKFCTKPLCINQSSNFKMLEIKYL from the coding sequence TTGGGAGCTGGAGTGTTCATGATTTGCGGTAAGAATTCGCGAAGAGGAGGAATCCATGATCATCGGGGATGTGATTGGGAAATGGGCAGAACGGGAACTGAGGTGGTAAATTACCTGCGCAAAACCAATTCGATAGAACAAAAAAATGAAAGCAAAACAAGCTGTAAAATATATTTACATAAGGTGTCCAAATTTTGTACAAAACCTTTGTGTATTAACCAGAGTTCAAATTTTAAGATGTTGGAAATCAAATATTTATAA
- a CDS encoding helix-turn-helix domain-containing protein — MDYLLPLSIFSGIAVTTCGFIATYILFVSKGNKLLRLLFVGLILSVAIRIGKSIMYYHFDIPLFAVALGYLGSTCTGVFLWLYIKCSRNHDAGIKVMDLFFFVPALIGFFFIWPFEILSAKTIYKLGTSWSFICTSFGFYYIFKDWAKRPLLVRNWNMMTAISITIILVFFWLQLYSETLFEYALGAGMASMIMYGLFFFLLKKNKLHVVPKEISSIDQELLNKIQKALEVEKLYRKNALTVNEFASLLDQPTYKVSLAIREKYNKPFPELINHFRVKDVTEVLSNPNSSLFKVEALAYDAGFSTPSAFYAAFKKETGKTPRAYQREIMKKRQRQKDVSYNGDYSF; from the coding sequence ATGGATTATCTCTTGCCCTTAAGCATTTTCTCGGGAATCGCGGTTACCACTTGTGGCTTTATTGCAACCTATATCCTGTTTGTTTCAAAAGGAAACAAATTATTGCGATTGTTGTTTGTGGGTTTGATCCTCTCAGTTGCCATTAGAATAGGAAAATCCATTATGTACTATCATTTTGACATTCCCTTGTTTGCGGTTGCCCTTGGTTATCTGGGATCAACATGTACGGGTGTTTTTTTATGGTTGTATATTAAATGTTCCAGAAATCATGATGCAGGAATTAAGGTTATGGATCTTTTCTTTTTTGTTCCTGCACTGATCGGTTTCTTTTTTATTTGGCCCTTTGAAATTCTATCGGCGAAAACAATCTACAAATTAGGAACTTCATGGTCTTTTATATGCACATCATTTGGGTTCTATTATATATTCAAGGATTGGGCAAAGAGGCCACTACTCGTTAGAAACTGGAACATGATGACGGCCATAAGCATCACGATCATATTGGTTTTCTTTTGGCTTCAGTTGTACTCCGAGACCTTATTTGAATATGCTTTGGGAGCTGGAATGGCTTCCATGATCATGTATGGACTTTTCTTTTTTCTCCTAAAGAAAAACAAGCTTCACGTTGTTCCCAAAGAGATTTCCTCTATTGATCAAGAGCTATTGAACAAAATTCAAAAGGCATTGGAAGTTGAAAAATTATACAGGAAAAACGCTCTTACTGTCAATGAATTTGCCAGTTTATTGGACCAACCCACCTATAAGGTTTCTTTGGCGATACGCGAAAAATACAACAAGCCGTTTCCAGAATTAATCAATCATTTTAGAGTTAAGGATGTTACCGAAGTCCTGTCCAATCCAAATAGCAGTCTTTTTAAAGTAGAAGCATTGGCCTACGATGCAGGGTTCAGTACCCCATCTGCATTTTATGCAGCATTCAAAAAAGAAACGGGCAAGACCCCAAGGGCCTACCAAAGGGAAATCATGAAAAAAAGGCAACGGCAAAAGGATGTCAGTTACAATGGGGATTATTCCTTTTAG
- a CDS encoding bleomycin resistance protein, protein MLTNVNPILPMRSKDKTKVYYLNKLGFLECEDYDNYLIIKKDAVEIHFFEFRGLQPKENYGQVYIRTIGIENLYQFLLEKKISIHPYGHLELKPWGQKEFSLLDPDGNLLTFGESL, encoded by the coding sequence ATGCTAACAAATGTAAATCCAATATTGCCCATGCGCAGTAAGGACAAAACAAAAGTATACTATCTAAACAAGCTTGGCTTTTTGGAATGCGAAGATTATGATAATTACCTAATTATAAAAAAGGACGCCGTGGAGATTCATTTTTTCGAATTTAGAGGTCTTCAACCAAAGGAAAACTACGGCCAGGTTTATATTCGGACCATTGGTATTGAAAATCTATACCAATTCTTACTGGAAAAGAAGATAAGTATCCATCCATATGGCCATTTGGAATTAAAACCCTGGGGGCAAAAAGAGTTTTCCCTTTTGGATCCTGATGGTAATCTATTGACTTTTGGAGAAAGCTTATAG